GCCGGGCTCGGCTTCGTGCTCGGCGTTCCGACGATCGCGTACGCCGTCGCGCTCGGCCGTCCGGAGATCCTCGATCGCTTGGGCCCGCTGCGCAGCCTGCAGCGCCTGTCGACCGACCTCCTCGCCGGCGGGCCGTTGCTCGTCGGGCTGGCGATCGCGGAGCTGTACCGTCGTGTGGATGCGTTCGCCGGCGGTTCGGCGCTCGCGCGCCGTGCGCTCACCGCCGCGGCGCTGGTCGTCATGCTGGCCGAGCTCGCTCCGCGTGCGCCGTACGAGACGCTGCCGGCGCCGAGCCTGCCGCCTTCGCTCCGGACGGCTATCGCTCGGACCGGCGGCCCGGTCCTGGAGCTGCCCGTGGGCCAGCCGCCCTTCGAGGCGGCTGCGATGTACCGGTCGATCGGCGAGTGGTGGCCCCTCGTGAACGGCTACGCGAGCTTCTGGCCCCGGGGCTTCGCCGAACGCATGGACGCGGCCCGCCGCCTGCCCGACCGCGACGCGCTGCAGACGCTCGTCGACGAGACCGGCCTGCGCGCCGTCGTCGTCACCCTGCGCGCGCTGCCGCCGGCGAGCCGCGCCGCATGGAGCGGCTCGGATGGTCCGGCTCGGGCGGGACTCCGACGCATCGCCGAGGAGGGCGGCCAGATCGCCTTCGCCGTCGACCTGGGGGACGGCTAAGAGGTCGACCCAAGACGTAGTCTTGGGTCGGTCTCTACACGCTCTCCGTGCCCTCGAACGCCCACACGTCGGGCCGGCAGAGATAGCGGAGCTTCGGCAGCGTCACGTCGGCGACGGCGATCGACGCGGAGACCGGGTGCGCCGGGGCGATGCGCGCGTCGCCCCACGCGGCGGCGTCGAACGCGACCAGATGCGGGCGGCCGCGCTCGGCGCGCTCCACCGCGAACGTCGGATCGACCTGCACGAGCCGCGGGCCGCGCGGCGTCCGCGCCAGGTGCATGCTCGCCGTGTACTGGATGTCGTGCGCGCCGAGCGGGTCGGGATCGCGGAGCGCGACCTCGAGTATGGTCCGCTCGCCGACTCGCACCGTTCCCGTGACGGCGTCGTACTGGCGCGCGAGCCGCACCTCGCCGGGCCGCGCGCGGTAGCCCCAGCGCGACGCGAGCGTGCGGCCGGCGTCCTCGGAGTCGATCACGGCGGCGACCAGGAAGCCGCGTGGCCGCAGGCCGCTCCGGCATTCGACCCGGAGCTGCGCGACGGCGAACGCGCCGAGCGGACCCAACGCGCAGCGCAGGAACGTCCACGACACGAGCGGCGGATCGGTCGGGTGGAGCGCCGGCGGGAGGAGGACCTCGCGTGCCGCCGCCGGCATCTCGTACGTCACCTGCAGCACCCACGCGGCCGGGAGGACGAGCGCTTCCGTGTCGAGACGCTCCATCACCGGTGCGTCCGCGGCGAGCGCGCCGACATCGGCCGTCCCGAAGAGCACCTCAGCGCCCCTTCCGGAAGTGCGGCATGACCTCGGCTGCGAACAGGCGCAGGCTCGCGAGCACGTCCGCCTGCGGGATCGCCTCCACCGCGTTGACGATGAAGTTGAGCGCGTCGACGCCGATCGACTCCCAGCGCTTGATCGCCTGGACGATGCGAGCGGGATCGCCGATCGCGATGCCGTCGGGGATGCCGCGCGGATCGCCGGGGCTGCCGGCCTCGGCGCCCGGCGTGGGCGCGAGCGCGCCGAGCGACTGGTAGGCGCGCGTCGGATACGCCTCGCGCGTCGGCAGCAGGTTCGCGTTGAAGAACGAGAACAGGCCGAGCATGCGCATGCCGGTCGTCGCCGCCTGGCGCGCATCCTCGTGG
This is a stretch of genomic DNA from Candidatus Eisenbacteria bacterium. It encodes these proteins:
- a CDS encoding acetoacetate decarboxylase family protein — its product is MLFGTADVGALAADAPVMERLDTEALVLPAAWVLQVTYEMPAAAREVLLPPALHPTDPPLVSWTFLRCALGPLGAFAVAQLRVECRSGLRPRGFLVAAVIDSEDAGRTLASRWGYRARPGEVRLARQYDAVTGTVRVGERTILEVALRDPDPLGAHDIQYTASMHLARTPRGPRLVQVDPTFAVERAERGRPHLVAFDAAAWGDARIAPAHPVSASIAVADVTLPKLRYLCRPDVWAFEGTESV